From Salinibacterium sp. ZJ450, one genomic window encodes:
- a CDS encoding SDR family NAD(P)-dependent oxidoreductase has product MIFVTGAASGIGAGIAEVFAREGATVIAADLSPEGLDAEIRRVNALNLTGTVHAMPLDVTDAASVERALDATAAEFGGIDAVINSAGIFIDIDPYDINTDAVRKVMEVNYFGTLNVCRAATKHLIGRRGSIVNLATGGLDRPLPAQLAYVASKAAVVELTRSLALALGRDGVRANVVAPGYIDTPMIRRNHTLPSGELSSEWEEQLETYRSYSPLHMVGEPEDVAWLIIYLVSDEAKFVTGQTFRPNGGFVVPR; this is encoded by the coding sequence GTGATCTTCGTCACCGGAGCCGCAAGCGGAATCGGTGCGGGCATCGCTGAGGTTTTCGCACGCGAAGGCGCAACGGTCATCGCTGCCGACCTCTCCCCGGAAGGTCTCGACGCCGAGATCAGGCGTGTCAACGCTCTCAACCTGACGGGCACAGTGCACGCGATGCCACTCGACGTGACCGACGCAGCCTCGGTCGAGCGGGCGCTCGATGCCACGGCGGCAGAATTCGGCGGGATCGACGCGGTCATCAACTCCGCCGGCATCTTCATTGACATCGATCCGTACGACATCAACACCGATGCCGTACGAAAGGTAATGGAAGTGAACTACTTCGGCACGCTCAACGTGTGCCGGGCTGCGACCAAGCACCTGATCGGCCGCCGCGGCAGCATCGTCAACCTCGCCACCGGCGGGTTGGACCGGCCTCTACCTGCCCAGCTTGCCTATGTGGCATCGAAAGCCGCGGTGGTCGAGTTGACCCGCTCGCTGGCGCTGGCGCTTGGCCGTGACGGGGTTCGGGCGAACGTGGTCGCGCCGGGATACATCGACACTCCGATGATCCGCCGAAACCACACCCTGCCCAGCGGCGAGCTATCCAGCGAATGGGAAGAGCAGCTTGAGACCTACCGTTCGTATTCGCCGCTGCATATGGTCGGTGAGCCAGAGGACGTTGCCTGGCTCATCATCTATCTCGTCTCCGATGAAGCAAAGTTCGTCACCGGGCAGACTTTCCGACCGAACGGCGGCTTCGTCGTTCCCCGCTGA